A section of the Rubritalea squalenifaciens DSM 18772 genome encodes:
- a CDS encoding YqjF family protein — protein MDLAFFHWPVRKAQIQATLPDGLEVDTYDGDAWISVVPFRMEGVMMRGLPSIPGVSNFPELNLRTYVKRDDKPGVWFYSLDADQSLAVWAARKFFHLPYFKANMSSVANADGSIHYRSSRECSGASFDGVYQPVGETCKAERGSLEEWLCERYCLYACSKSGKLYRGEVHHRQWPLQKVQYQIDKNGIGEAFGFDLSGAPYCAQFAKKLEVAVWGVELC, from the coding sequence TTGGATCTGGCGTTTTTTCACTGGCCTGTCCGAAAAGCCCAGATTCAAGCTACTCTGCCAGACGGCTTGGAAGTAGACACCTATGATGGCGATGCATGGATTAGTGTAGTCCCATTTCGCATGGAAGGAGTCATGATGCGTGGTTTACCTTCTATCCCTGGTGTCTCAAATTTTCCAGAGTTGAATCTACGGACTTATGTGAAGCGAGATGACAAGCCTGGGGTGTGGTTTTACAGTTTAGATGCCGATCAGAGTCTGGCTGTATGGGCTGCCCGTAAATTCTTTCATCTACCGTACTTCAAGGCAAACATGAGTTCTGTAGCGAATGCGGATGGATCAATTCACTATCGTTCTAGCCGCGAGTGTTCCGGGGCTTCGTTTGATGGGGTATATCAACCTGTTGGTGAAACGTGTAAAGCTGAAAGAGGTAGTCTGGAGGAGTGGCTTTGTGAACGTTATTGCCTCTACGCATGCTCTAAAAGCGGTAAACTATATCGAGGCGAGGTGCATCACAGGCAGTGGCCACTCCAAAAAGTCCAGTATCAGATCGACAAGAATGGTATAGGTGAAGCTTTTGGCTTCGATTTGAGTGGCGCACCCTATTGCGCTCAGTTCGCCAAGAAACTGGAAGTAGCAGTCTGGGGAGTCGAGCTTTGCTAA
- a CDS encoding calcium/sodium antiporter, protein MLRDVDPIIIHFLFIIGGLVALYFGAEWLVGGASSIAIKLGISPLVVGLTVVAFGTSAPELLVSLQANLNGQPDVALGNIIGSNICNIALILGVAAAMKPVVIHLQIIKREMPILIITSLVFVAMLWDKRIERWEGGILFAGIIIYVTASLIEARKEKGAGDYEEFSEEEVEEMKKSGASQMVKSVLLIIVGLVALKFGSQWLVEHGAEVAKWFGVSEAIIALFLFAFGTSLPELATSIVAIRKGQGDIITGNAIGSCIFNILTVIGITAMVHPIAEQNIASLDKMVMLGLTIVITLFMWSRMALNRIEGWLLLFGYLTYSVVRYCMDQGII, encoded by the coding sequence ATGCTCCGCGACGTGGATCCCATCATCATACATTTTCTCTTTATCATCGGCGGACTTGTGGCGCTCTATTTCGGCGCAGAATGGCTTGTTGGAGGTGCGTCCAGCATAGCGATCAAGCTAGGTATTTCACCTCTCGTGGTGGGATTGACGGTAGTCGCTTTTGGCACAAGTGCTCCAGAGCTTTTGGTCTCACTACAGGCTAATTTAAACGGGCAACCAGATGTGGCCTTGGGTAACATCATCGGGTCAAACATATGCAATATCGCTCTGATACTCGGTGTGGCTGCGGCCATGAAGCCTGTGGTCATCCATCTACAAATCATCAAACGGGAGATGCCCATCCTCATCATCACTTCACTCGTCTTTGTGGCGATGCTATGGGATAAGCGCATTGAGCGCTGGGAAGGCGGCATTCTTTTTGCGGGCATCATCATCTATGTGACTGCTAGCCTGATTGAGGCCAGAAAGGAAAAAGGAGCAGGGGATTACGAGGAATTCAGTGAGGAAGAGGTAGAGGAAATGAAAAAATCTGGCGCCAGTCAGATGGTGAAGAGCGTACTTTTGATCATTGTTGGCCTGGTGGCACTTAAGTTTGGCTCTCAGTGGCTTGTTGAACATGGAGCAGAGGTGGCTAAATGGTTTGGCGTTTCTGAGGCCATCATCGCACTTTTTCTCTTTGCCTTTGGCACCTCTCTGCCTGAGCTGGCTACTTCTATTGTAGCTATCAGGAAGGGACAGGGTGACATCATTACGGGGAATGCCATCGGGTCCTGCATTTTCAATATCCTCACGGTTATCGGCATTACCGCCATGGTGCATCCGATTGCGGAGCAGAACATTGCCTCTTTGGATAAGATGGTCATGCTCGGTCTTACCATAGTGATCACCCTGTTTATGTGGTCCAGGATGGCTCTCAATCGTATCGAAGGTTGGCTTTTGCTCTTTGGTTATTTAACATACAGTGTTGTAAGGTACTGTATGGACCAAGGAATCATCTGA